The genomic segment GTGCAGCATACAAAACAGGGATGATCAACAAGCTGTACGGCAACGTGCTCCAAATCAACGGCCACGTCACAAGCCCAGCTTCAAGCAATCGATCATACGCATACACACTATAGGGCAAAACGAATGCTACTGCCGTCACCACACCAGGTGTGTACGTACGAAGGACAACGGTATGACCAACATGCATGAAAACATGAAGAAACATCACGTGCAGACAAACCAGAAAAAACGGGAGGTACGTTCCAGCCGAAAGTGTCGTGACAGTCAGGATGACCGCTGCCGATAAAACGGCGAAAATACAAGAGACTGCGACGGCAAATTGCGCTGTGCTCATCGAAAGCGAAGGCTCAATCAACTTCATAAGCCGTTCTGGCACAGTCTGTCTAATGATGTCTTTCTTGGCTCGCACCCAACCTTCTACCATCACGATCTCCTCGAGATCATGAAACATGAAAACGACTAAAAACAGCCAAATCAGATGGGGCAGCTCCAGCATACAAGCACCCTCTTCCTATTCATTTGCCTGCAAGATCCCATATGCCAAAAAAGATACCGCATCGTCCGCTAGCTGCTCCGCTGTTTTTTCGCCCGTCAGCAAATACCGCGTCGTCATACGGTCTACGACTGCGATCATTGCCTCTGCCGCTGCCTCCACGGACAACTCGACACGGACGTGCCCCGCAGTCTGATTTTGTCGCAAGTTGACAGCAACCATCGAAGCCAGCTTACGATGCAGCTCTTCGCCCTCTTCTGCCTGATACAGCACGATCCGGGTCAAGTCAGGCTGCTCCTGAAAAAATCGGAACAAGGCGAGCAAGTTTTCCCGTACCTGATGGAAGACATCTGTCTTCGTCAAGGCCGTTACCTTTTGACCGCTGTCCGCCAATTCCCACAGCTTGGTAACGAATGTGTCCGTCAACTGCTGATACAAGCCTTCCTTGCTGTCAAAATACTGGTAAAACGACGCCTGAGTCAGGCCTGCTGCTTTCACAATGTCACTCACCCGAGTACGATGAAAGCCTTTTGCCGCGAACTCAGAAGCTGCCGCCGCAAGCAACCGACTGCGACTCAGCTCCCCTTTCGATAATTTGTCATTGGTCATTTTCTCACCCTCAAAAGTAACTCACCAGTTATATAACTAACGAGTTATTTTTACAACTTTTGGTTTTTCTTGTCAAGACCCACTTGCTTTTTTATTCCACTCTATGTAAAATGTTTGCTCAAAGGGTATCATTTGATGGCAATGAGGAAGAAGAGTAGTCATTTTTCGAGACTTCAGAGAGCTGATGGTTGGTGCGAATCAGTGTTAAGGAAATGATGAATGGGCTTCCGAGCTCCAAACCGAACCCGCTCTTATGGCGGCAGTAGGCTTTGGCGTTACGTCCGTACGTTACAATGGACACCGTATCAAGCTGTTTTGCACAGAAACGGTACGGATTAAAGAGATTTTGCGTATGGATGATTCCGTACGCGAAATAACAAGGGTGGCACCACGGTTCATTCGTCCCTGTCCAGGGCGGATGGACCTTTTTGTATTTTAAAGGGGATGTTCAAAAAATCGACTTTTTGAACTCAACTTTTTAAACTCGCATCTAACATTGAAAGGAGCAGCTTTCCCATGAAAACAATCTTTTCCGGCATTCAACCGAGCGGCATTTTGACCCTCGGGAACTACTTGGGCGCGATGAAACACTTCGTTCCGCTTCAAGATCAGTTCAACTGCTTTTACTGCATCGTAGACCAGCATGCCATCACCGTTCCACAGGAGCCTGCCGTTCTGCGCGAAAACATTCGTCGTCTCGCGGCTCTCTATTTGTCAGTTGGCCTCGATCCGAACAAAATGACGCTGTTCGTCCAATCGGAAGTACCGGCCCATGCCAAGCTCGGCTGGATCATGCTGTGTACCTCTTACTTGGGTGAATTGGAGCGCATGACCCAATTCAAGGACAAATCCGATGGACGCGGTGAATCCATTCCAGGCGGTCTGCTGGCTTATCCTCCATTGATGGCTGCTGATATTTTGCTGTACGGCACTGATTTCGTCCCTGTGGGCGAAGACCAGAAGCAGCATCTGGAGCTGACTCGTGATCTAGCCACTCGTTTTAACAACCGTTATGGCGACATTTTCACCATTCCAGAGGTTCGCCTGCCGGAGACTGGCGCACGCATCATGTCTCTTGCTGAAGGCACCAAGAAAATGAGCAAATCCGATCCAAACCAAGGCGCCTTCATCTCCATGCTGGATGATGCAGACACCATCACGAAAAAAATCAAGCGCGCACAAACGGATTCCGACAGCGTTGTGCGTTATGACAAAGCAGAAAAGCCAGCAGTCTCTAACCTCATGACCATCTACTCCCTCTGCTCTGGAAAAACGCTGGATGAGATCGAAGCGATGTACGAGGGCAAAGGCTACGGCGCATTCAAAACCGAGCTGGCCGAAGTTGTCGTAGAAACACTCCGTCCGATCCAAGAACGCTTCGAGCAGCTGTTCCACTCCTCCGAGCTGGATGATATCTTGACTGCCGGGGCAGAGAAAGCGAATAAAGTCGCGAACGAGATGCTGTACAAAGTTGAAAAAGCAATGGGGATGGCACGTCTCTAATCCATTTCCACAACAAAAAACGGGCTGGGAAGCTATCTCCCAACCCGTTTTCCCTTTAGTCAATTGCTCTTAACCGTGACAGTTACCTTCGCTGTCTTGCCAGCGTAGCTGATCGTGATGGTCACTCTTGTTCTTGGTTTGGCATCATCCAAGACAAGAATACGCCCCGTCTCATCAACCTCTACCTGTTCGGGCTTGCTTGATGTGAACTCGATACCTTCCGCTTCAGTAACGTCTTCTTCCGCATCATTACCGAGAATCGCCATCACCTTGAGCTGTGCTTCCTCGCCTTGGGCTAGCTTGAGAGATTTCGGCGCGATCTCGATCCTTTTCAGGGCAGTCTCTCCGACAACATAAGAGGAAGCCGTCGCCACTGTAAAGATCCCTACATCGCCTTCTTTTTCCACTTTGATTGGTTTTCCCTTAAGTCCCATAGCTGGTCTCCACATATTACTTCGGAACACGTAGGCTTGGAGCTTTTCGCTTGCCTCTTCGGCGACTGGTAGCCCGAGCATAAAGCCTGCTTTTCCGAAGCTTGTCAGCTTTTTACCCTTGCTCCACGCTTGCAATTGATAAGCTTCGCCTGGGTTCGGGACACCCTTCCAGCTGTTTCCATCTGATTCTGTCAGGGAGAGGGCAAACTCTCGTGCACGCTCAGCAGCAAAGTATGCGCCCGGCACTTCTACCCATGCTTCACTATCCAAGGTGACTCGGATTCCTACCTCTTTTTCCTTCAATTGCTCAACCAGCTTCTGCTCCATGGTTACCGTAGGTTCTTTTGATTCTTCCTTGCGAGAACGCGTGTCGATCGAATCGTCATCGCTTTCTTCCACTTGAACGAATAGCACCGGAGCAAAGCCGATCTTGTCTTTCACGGACTCGATTGCTTTCATGAATTCCCCGAGTACGTCTAGAAGTTCATCTACTTGTTCGTCATCTGCCTTGATCTCATCCCCATCTTCAATGACGACAGTGCCAAGCTTTTTCAAAAGCTCTTCCGCCAGCGTACGGACATGCTTGGCTACCTCTTTGGAAATATCCTTTTCATCGAGGGGCTCCAGTGCTGTTTTCGCCAAGCTCGTCAAAGAAGCAAGTGCCAGACGGGCAAGCTCTTCCTTCTCGATGCCATCTTCTGTGAGCGGGTCAAATGCTTTGTCCAAAAAGCTCTTCGTCACATCTTGGAGCGACTCTTCACTAATGGTTCCTCGCTCGGCCTGCTCGGCTACTGCCTCGAGTACAGTCGTGATCGTATCAGTGACTGTCTCCCATTTCTCAGTCGGCGTCCATTGCTCGGCATCCAGAAGTTTTTCCAGATGGCTGAGTACTTGATCCACCTGTCCCAAAATGGCGTTCTCCTCCTGACTTGCGGAGATGACTTGAGCCGCTTGTTTGTTCAAATCTCTCTGCGTGTCCGGTGTCGGTGTTCTGTCCGGAGGTGTAACTGGCGGTGGTGACTCCGGCTTGGCCGGAACCTGCACGGTCAATGCTTTGGTCTCTGCTGTCGATTGGTCGGATGCTCGTGTGACCTCCAAAATCAGGTCTACATTCGTCTGGCGATTTGGCGGCGTAATTTTGCCGTCCAGCGAAATGACCGCTGTATCACTTGACGACTTGATCGTGATGGTAAAGCCTGCAGGTACCTCTGGCAGCTTCAAGCGTGTCTCACCCGCTGCTGGCTGTGGGAGCTGCGTGATGCTTTCTGCCACTTCTTTTGCTGTTTTTTCCGGCGTGCCGCGATCCTTCAAGTCCAGCTGTACAAGGACAGGGTTATGATCACTCACACGTCCCTCGCTCTCGGTCAAGCCAGCGTTGATGTGAACGATATCAACCTTTGTGTCATCCTCTAAGTGGTTGCTGACCAAAATTTGATCCAAGACTTGAGAGTTCCCTTGGTACACGTACGTATACTGCTCACCCTTCGGCAGTTTCTCCACCATATTGGTCAAAACGCCATCTGCCAATTCCTGCACCGGATTCGAAAACGGGAAATCGTTGAGATCACCCAGCACCACAACATTTGCTTTCGCTTCCGCCGCATGGATGTCTTTTACAAAGTTATTTAACACACGGGCAATTTTCATGCGCTGTACTTCACTCACCAGCTGTGGCGGCTGATCTTTTCCAAACAGCGCTTGATCTCCACCCTTGGAGTTGAAATGGTTGGCGATGACAATGACCGGCTCGCCTTGGAAAATGAATTCCGCTGCCAGTGGCTTACGGCTCGAAGCAAACGCCTCGTTGGTCGGATCTACCCGCCCTGGATTGACGGAAAGATGCGCCACGCCATCTCGCGTCTCGATTTGCACCGCATCTGTCGCACCTCCTGGCGGTCCTTCTGCCAGCTGTACCCGTTCTGGATTGTAGAAGAAACCAACACGGATATTTCCTCCTGGCTGTCCACCATCCTGATTGTTCTGTGGCGCGATATCCGTGTATCGGTAAGTCGGACCGTTTTTGTTTTCAATCGCTTTGATCAATGCTTCCGCAGACTGTGTAGCATCTGTTTGTCCATTGTCTGTCGGCCCATTATCGTCCTGCATTTCTACCACACCGATAATATCCGGTCCCTTCATGTTGTCCACGATCGTCTCGGCGATGCGATTGATTTTAGCGGAATCGGTTTTTGCCGAGAAATTCTCGATGTTGTACGTAGCGATTGTCAGCTTGTCCTCTTTTGGGGAAATATTCGTCACTGGCGGCTCATAATGGCTTGCCTGTACCGTAAATTCGCGTGTATGGAACAGCTTGTAGTTCGCGAAGCTGTAGTCAATGATGCCTACCAGCGGCTCAGTAAATTTGTCGCCGACTTTTACCTCTCCGGTAATCGATCCGAGTTTATCCGATACCGTGATGCGTTCAGGGTGAAAATCATTGGCTTCCAGCACCACTCCGCCAGCTGGTGTACGCGGCTGATTTGAATGAGCTTGATCATCGATAACGACAAATTCCGTTGCACGTGGATTGGTAAACGTCTTGGTTTCGCCAACTACGATCGGATTGTCGATTTGCACCAGCATGCCTTCGAGACTTTCCCAGAAGTCGATGCCGTCTTGATCCGGGTCGAATTTGCCGAGGCTGTCGTTGTCGATAATTCCTTTTGGATATTCGTAGTTGTCTTTGCCCAGAATGAGTGGATCAGGGAGTCCCTTTGCTGGATTGACAACTGCGTACGAGGTTGCATCAATTTGCGTCTGGGTGAGGTCTGTACCCGCTCTGTTCGATGGCACGTATTCCTTGACGGTTCCGCTGACGATGACTTCATCGCCAGGGTTGACCGCTGCTTTTGGCTCGTAAACGTAAATGCCTTCGGAGGTAAATGGGTCTGCGTCCGGTTGCGGGTCTTGCATATAAAAGCCTTGTACATTGCTGCCGCTTCGGACGACAGCCGTTACGATTCCCGGAACATTCGTCACCGTTCCATCGGCCATCGCTGATCGGTGCGACGTTCCTTGGATATCATGAATCCGAATGTTGTCTTTTTGAATCACATAGCGGAAGGTCGCTACATTGCTGTCTGTGTAGCCATCCTTGACAGCTATGGCTGAAAGGGTCGTATCCACGTCAATCTGGATCGGTCCCGTATACTTGATGCTCCCTCTGCTCGGTGTCGAACCATCTATCGTATAGAAGATCGTAGTGTCAGCCATTGTCGTTGAGAGCGTTACATTTGTTCCTTTTGTCACCATAGGACCTGCTGGGCTCGCTGTGACCATAGGGACTTTATTCTCGTCCTCAACGAGATCAGCGACAGTGCGCGGCACCAGCTTGTATACATTGCGGTCGTAGTTCACCACGCCTGTAATAGCTGCATAGCTCTTGTTCAATGGAAGCGAAAGAGAGGCATCCGGTCGAGACACAAACGTACCGTGCTGATCCTCTAGCGTGTAATTGCCGCTTGATACCGATTTGACGGTAACCACCTTTACCGTCACCAGCTTGCCTTCCAAAGCCTCTCCTGTAGCAGCCGCAAAATCAGTGGATGTCACGATTTGCGGACTAGGCACACCCGCTTGTTTTTGCACGATTTCCACGTTACTGGTGAGTGCTTCGAGTTGAGCCAGTCCATGGTAGTCACTCATTTTTCCAGTAGCTCGGATCTTGTCTCCTACCTCAATTTTGCCAGTCAGCCCTGGCGCACGAAGTACAAGTCCTGCCGTCTCATCTTGGAAATACACGTTATTTTGTCCGCCCGCTTCGAACATCGCCGTCACCGTTCCGACGACAATCACGTTCGTTCCTACCGGGGTGTTTCTTGCCTCAGCAATCGTAGTCGAACCCACTGCTGACTTAGTAACGCTAACTTCCGGGCTCTCAAACGACTTGCCATATTCCCCAGCTGTTTGCTGCGTTACGAGGATATGATCCAGCTGATCGATGTTTGGAATCGTAAAGGAAAATGACCCGTTTGCCTGTGCCGTTCCTGTTTCTTTGTTGCTAAGCATCAGCGGTTGTTTTTGCGGATCGTATGCGCGCAAGATAGCATTCCCTGCTGCCGCTCCTGCTTCTCCTCGCAGTTCGCCCGCTCCGTTCACCGCTTGCAGGCTGACTTTATCCTGGATCAAAACTGGGCTGGCTACCGCTGGCCTCAGCTCGATGCTCGCACTCTCCTTCTTACTCCCTTCGGTTGCGGTGAGATAGACTCCCTGTGCATTTGGATCGGGATTGGCAAAAGTCAGCTCGATTAGTCCGGAAGCATCCGAATCTTGCGTTGCCAAAGGAGTGTCGCTACCTGTTCCTGTAGGCTGACTCGCATAAACCTTAATCGTCCGCCCTTGACCGACATAGCCGCGAATTGTTGCTTGGGTAGGATCGGTATGATCAAAAATAAGTTCCGTAGCGTTCGGCTTGTCCGTCACGTCTGTTGGCAGCGGTGGTTCTGCTGGGCTTTGCGCGTTTTTCGGGGTAGGTGCCCCTGTGATAAAATCGTTGCCGTTGTTGTTCGTATCCCAGCCATTTCCTCCGTTTGGTACAATGCCACTGGCGTCGCTAATGCGCTGGGCGCTGTTCGAGTTTGTAGTAGCTGGTGCAGGTGAATTGCCCTCGTATGCATTTGCTCCACCGTATCCGACCATATCTACAACACCTGTTTGGGAGGAGACATCCGCCCCTGTTAAAGGCGTAGTATGGCTAACCAATGCGACCTTTCCTTGTGCTCCAGCCATTGCAAGCGTTCCCGTAGCATCAGGAGTAGGGAGGACTGCTGTACCGCCCGTTCCTGATGCTTGCTGGATCAAATAAAACCCATAAGGAGCTATGCTTCCAGCCAAATCTGTTGTCTGCCAAGTTCCTCCCGTAGCAGAAGCATATTGTACAGACCAGCCTCCAACCGAAACAGCCGTGTCTGTCGGGTTATACAGCTCAATGAAATCGTTCTTGTAATAGGCACCAGAGTTCCCCCCACCCCCATACACCTCGCTGATCACCACATGATCAGCCCGCGCAGCTTTTGCCTGTGGCATCCACCCGGTCGGTAAAACCGTTCCTATCATAACCGCAGCGATTAGCGCCAGCTTCGGCCATCGGGAAGAACCTACTCTCTTTTTCAACATCCTCGCATCATTCCTCCTCACGATCATTCGGAAGTAGCTCTCTAAAAATCGTACATTAAGAATCTGAACATTGTGTAAATTTGATGTAAAGTTTGCATAATCCTTCCAAACCATGTATAACAAAAACCGCCAAGCTCCATCGTCCTTGGCGGTTTTTCAGTGTTTTTGTCAATTAGCTTTCGTCCACTTTCATACTGCGTGCGATATAAAGAATCGGCGTCGAAGCTGCCGATACGACAAACTTGATCAGGTAGGTAGTCAGCAGGATTTGCCACCATACGTCCATTGGGAATTCTCCCAAAAAGGCAATCGTACAAAAGGTAACCGAATCGAGCAGTTGACTGAATAGCGTGCTTCCATTATTGCGAATCCAGAGCTGATTGCGGCCTGGACATTTTTTCTTCAACCACGAATAGATTTTCACGTCGACAAATTGGCTGACAAAATACGCACACAAGCTGCCCAATGCCACTCTTGGCATCAAGCCAAAAATCGTCTGCAAGGAACCTTGGGCGATATCTGTTTCCTGTGGTTCAAACACCAATACGAGCTGCATAATGATCGTTGCGGCAATTAAGGTAAAGAAGCCGAACCATACGGCTTTTTTCGCTTCTCTTTCCCCATACTTCTCGTTCAATAGATCGCTTACCAAATAAATAGAAGCATAAATCGTATTGCCGAGCGTCATAACCAAACCGAACATCTCAATTGTTTTGACCACCTGAATGTTGGCCAGCACGGTAGCCATCCCAATCCACGCATACAGTCCCATTCTGCCGAACAATCGGTAGCAGAGCAGGAACAGCCCGAAGTTCACCAGAGCAAAAAGCACTCCGATCCAAAAATTAAACATATGATTTCCTCCTAGTTTTGATAACGCGGGAGTTTACGAACCGCGGCCCGTTTTGAGCATTCAATCATTTTACTTTCATTCTCTTATTTTATCAACCATTCTCGATGCATGTACAGCAATCGACATTCGGGACACCAACACAATTCCCTCATCAACCAAACTGGCTAATGCTAATGAAACGGTTTCTCTGGTCGCCCCCACCATGTTGGCAATCTCCTGATGGGAGAGAGAGACGGTCAATTTCAAAAATGGTTCTTCAGCTTTGCCAAATCGCTGACACAACTGAACCAACAGATGGAGTACGCGATCCCTAACCGATTCTAAAGCGAGCTTCTCCATCCTCTCCTCTTGTTCGCCCAATCGTTTTGACAACTGGAACATCATTTCTTTCAAGCTTGGTGGACATGCTTGCAGCATTTCTTCCATCCGAGTCGCACTCCAATGAGTAAGGGTCGTTTTTTGCATCGCTTCAATGTAGACAGCGCGTGACCCCAGCGCCATTTCCTCGATCTCGCCAAAAACAGCTCCAGGTCCCAGCAATCCCACGGTAAAGGCCTTTCCATCTTCGTTCAGCCGAGAGAGACGCAGGAGTCCCTTTTGAATGAAGAAAATGCCCATTCGAATGTCAGCCGGTGTCTGAAACATCGTTTTCTTGGCTAAAACGATTTGCTCACTCATGATACATCCCTCACTATAACAAATACCTAGTTACCTATACTTTTATGCATTTCAATCCATTTGTCAATCACCCTACACACTTCCATCTAAATGAAAAAATGACCACCTAATAAAAGGCGGCCACTCCTTACATGATACTGCTATACCCAAAACACAGGGTACGCACGTTTCTTATGCATGTTATTGACGAACAAAGCAATCAGCACAACCACTACTGCACCTATGAGTACCGGAGACAATAAAAACTCCCACCCCCTGCCGTCCATGACAATGACGATCGGATTGGCACCTGCAGGAGGATGCGTCGTTTTCGTCACATGCATGACGACAATTGCAAGACCGACACTAGCTGCTACGACCCACAGCTGCGATCCGCCTATTTGATAGAGCAGCACACCGACCAAGCTGGTGAAAAAATGCCCCCCAATGATATTACGCGGCTGAGATAATGGCGAATCCCAGGCCACAAAAGCAAGCACACAGCTTGCTCCAAATGAAGCCATCAACCAGACAGCGGTGGTTAATTCCGTCAGCATGCCCAGTACCCCTATCGTCACTAATCCGCCAAGACCTCCAATCAAAGCAACCGAGCCAGATATTTTCAAGGGCGTTCTGCTTCTCCCCCTCATTTTGGCTACAAATCCCTTAACACTCCATCCTTCGCTCATCATAGCCACCTCCTGCTCCCATCGTAGCAAGTGACCACTCTGCTTTCTGTTAGCTATCTTACAAAAACATAAATAATAGCTAGTTATCTAGATATTTAGTAAAATAAAACCAAACACCAAACTGTGAGGCGATAAATCATGGCTCAATCACTTGTGCGGCTAAACGCGGACTTTCCAATCCCGATCCATGTGCAAATCAAAGAACAATTGAAGCTTCTCATTGGCCTCGGCCACCTTCAACCGGGCGAAATGCTTCCACCTGCTGCCCAATTAGCCGATCAGCTGCAAGTCAACCGCAACACCATCAATGCTGTATACACGCAGCTACGCGATGAAGGTCTCGTCCATATGCAAAAGGGTCGCGGTACTTCTATCGCTGACAAACCTGCGATTACAG from the Brevibacillus brevis genome contains:
- a CDS encoding HXXEE domain-containing protein, producing MLELPHLIWLFLVVFMFHDLEEIVMVEGWVRAKKDIIRQTVPERLMKLIEPSLSMSTAQFAVAVSCIFAVLSAAVILTVTTLSAGTYLPFFLVCLHVMFLHVFMHVGHTVVLRTYTPGVVTAVAFVLPYSVYAYDRLLEAGLVTWPLIWSTLPYSLLIIPVLYAAHRIGEAAGKMIPR
- a CDS encoding TetR/AcrR family transcriptional regulator, whose translation is MTNDKLSKGELSRSRLLAAAASEFAAKGFHRTRVSDIVKAAGLTQASFYQYFDSKEGLYQQLTDTFVTKLWELADSGQKVTALTKTDVFHQVRENLLALFRFFQEQPDLTRIVLYQAEEGEELHRKLASMVAVNLRQNQTAGHVRVELSVEAAAEAMIAVVDRMTTRYLLTGEKTAEQLADDAVSFLAYGILQANE
- the trpS gene encoding tryptophan--tRNA ligase — protein: MKTIFSGIQPSGILTLGNYLGAMKHFVPLQDQFNCFYCIVDQHAITVPQEPAVLRENIRRLAALYLSVGLDPNKMTLFVQSEVPAHAKLGWIMLCTSYLGELERMTQFKDKSDGRGESIPGGLLAYPPLMAADILLYGTDFVPVGEDQKQHLELTRDLATRFNNRYGDIFTIPEVRLPETGARIMSLAEGTKKMSKSDPNQGAFISMLDDADTITKKIKRAQTDSDSVVRYDKAEKPAVSNLMTIYSLCSGKTLDEIEAMYEGKGYGAFKTELAEVVVETLRPIQERFEQLFHSSELDDILTAGAEKANKVANEMLYKVEKAMGMARL
- a CDS encoding chitobiase/beta-hexosaminidase C-terminal domain-containing protein, which translates into the protein MLKKRVGSSRWPKLALIAAVMIGTVLPTGWMPQAKAARADHVVISEVYGGGGNSGAYYKNDFIELYNPTDTAVSVGGWSVQYASATGGTWQTTDLAGSIAPYGFYLIQQASGTGGTAVLPTPDATGTLAMAGAQGKVALVSHTTPLTGADVSSQTGVVDMVGYGGANAYEGNSPAPATTNSNSAQRISDASGIVPNGGNGWDTNNNGNDFITGAPTPKNAQSPAEPPLPTDVTDKPNATELIFDHTDPTQATIRGYVGQGRTIKVYASQPTGTGSDTPLATQDSDASGLIELTFANPDPNAQGVYLTATEGSKKESASIELRPAVASPVLIQDKVSLQAVNGAGELRGEAGAAAGNAILRAYDPQKQPLMLSNKETGTAQANGSFSFTIPNIDQLDHILVTQQTAGEYGKSFESPEVSVTKSAVGSTTIAEARNTPVGTNVIVVGTVTAMFEAGGQNNVYFQDETAGLVLRAPGLTGKIEVGDKIRATGKMSDYHGLAQLEALTSNVEIVQKQAGVPSPQIVTSTDFAAATGEALEGKLVTVKVVTVKSVSSGNYTLEDQHGTFVSRPDASLSLPLNKSYAAITGVVNYDRNVYKLVPRTVADLVEDENKVPMVTASPAGPMVTKGTNVTLSTTMADTTIFYTIDGSTPSRGSIKYTGPIQIDVDTTLSAIAVKDGYTDSNVATFRYVIQKDNIRIHDIQGTSHRSAMADGTVTNVPGIVTAVVRSGSNVQGFYMQDPQPDADPFTSEGIYVYEPKAAVNPGDEVIVSGTVKEYVPSNRAGTDLTQTQIDATSYAVVNPAKGLPDPLILGKDNYEYPKGIIDNDSLGKFDPDQDGIDFWESLEGMLVQIDNPIVVGETKTFTNPRATEFVVIDDQAHSNQPRTPAGGVVLEANDFHPERITVSDKLGSITGEVKVGDKFTEPLVGIIDYSFANYKLFHTREFTVQASHYEPPVTNISPKEDKLTIATYNIENFSAKTDSAKINRIAETIVDNMKGPDIIGVVEMQDDNGPTDNGQTDATQSAEALIKAIENKNGPTYRYTDIAPQNNQDGGQPGGNIRVGFFYNPERVQLAEGPPGGATDAVQIETRDGVAHLSVNPGRVDPTNEAFASSRKPLAAEFIFQGEPVIVIANHFNSKGGDQALFGKDQPPQLVSEVQRMKIARVLNNFVKDIHAAEAKANVVVLGDLNDFPFSNPVQELADGVLTNMVEKLPKGEQYTYVYQGNSQVLDQILVSNHLEDDTKVDIVHINAGLTESEGRVSDHNPVLVQLDLKDRGTPEKTAKEVAESITQLPQPAAGETRLKLPEVPAGFTITIKSSSDTAVISLDGKITPPNRQTNVDLILEVTRASDQSTAETKALTVQVPAKPESPPPVTPPDRTPTPDTQRDLNKQAAQVISASQEENAILGQVDQVLSHLEKLLDAEQWTPTEKWETVTDTITTVLEAVAEQAERGTISEESLQDVTKSFLDKAFDPLTEDGIEKEELARLALASLTSLAKTALEPLDEKDISKEVAKHVRTLAEELLKKLGTVVIEDGDEIKADDEQVDELLDVLGEFMKAIESVKDKIGFAPVLFVQVEESDDDSIDTRSRKEESKEPTVTMEQKLVEQLKEKEVGIRVTLDSEAWVEVPGAYFAAERAREFALSLTESDGNSWKGVPNPGEAYQLQAWSKGKKLTSFGKAGFMLGLPVAEEASEKLQAYVFRSNMWRPAMGLKGKPIKVEKEGDVGIFTVATASSYVVGETALKRIEIAPKSLKLAQGEEAQLKVMAILGNDAEEDVTEAEGIEFTSSKPEQVEVDETGRILVLDDAKPRTRVTITISYAGKTAKVTVTVKSN
- a CDS encoding queuosine precursor transporter is translated as MFNFWIGVLFALVNFGLFLLCYRLFGRMGLYAWIGMATVLANIQVVKTIEMFGLVMTLGNTIYASIYLVSDLLNEKYGEREAKKAVWFGFFTLIAATIIMQLVLVFEPQETDIAQGSLQTIFGLMPRVALGSLCAYFVSQFVDVKIYSWLKKKCPGRNQLWIRNNGSTLFSQLLDSVTFCTIAFLGEFPMDVWWQILLTTYLIKFVVSAASTPILYIARSMKVDES
- a CDS encoding Crp/Fnr family transcriptional regulator, encoding MSEQIVLAKKTMFQTPADIRMGIFFIQKGLLRLSRLNEDGKAFTVGLLGPGAVFGEIEEMALGSRAVYIEAMQKTTLTHWSATRMEEMLQACPPSLKEMMFQLSKRLGEQEERMEKLALESVRDRVLHLLVQLCQRFGKAEEPFLKLTVSLSHQEIANMVGATRETVSLALASLVDEGIVLVSRMSIAVHASRMVDKIRE
- a CDS encoding HPP family protein, whose product is MSEGWSVKGFVAKMRGRSRTPLKISGSVALIGGLGGLVTIGVLGMLTELTTAVWLMASFGASCVLAFVAWDSPLSQPRNIIGGHFFTSLVGVLLYQIGGSQLWVVAASVGLAIVVMHVTKTTHPPAGANPIVIVMDGRGWEFLLSPVLIGAVVVVLIALFVNNMHKKRAYPVFWV